A single region of the Epinephelus moara isolate mb chromosome 14, YSFRI_EMoa_1.0, whole genome shotgun sequence genome encodes:
- the LOC126401149 gene encoding serine/threonine-protein kinase Nek9 isoform X1 — MSLGEYERHFDSLNSELGGGSVVSERSALGTYNGEEEKLHYIPIRILGRGAFGEAILYRRTEDNSLVVWKEVDLNSLSEKERKDVMNEISILSILEHNNIIAYFNHFMDKNTLLIELEYCNGGNLYDKINHQNGKLFSEEVVIWYLYQIASAVSHIHKAGILHRDIKTLNIFLTKTDLIKLGDYGLAKKLDSEFSMAETCVGTPYYMSPELCQGAKYNFKSDIWAMGCVLFEVLALTRTFDATNPLNLCVKIVQGNWTMEVNSEVYSPALIKLVYECLDQDPAKRPTSDQILDQPFISCCRQELEERVALLNSAMKKPKLSTVTDTPVAVVTTRSREVYFWGGGKFTPQKIDTFKGGSSAQHVCAGESHFAVVTVEKELYTWANVQGGAKMVGQLGQGDQASYRQPKRVERLQGKAIRQVACGADFTACITDEDQMYMFGSDYYGCIGVEGELGIEILEPVLLEFFEERPVRQVSCGDNHVVVLTQNGDIYSWGCGEYGRLGLECEDDFSSPMQVTIPKGATISSVSCASDGTFFLTETGKVLACGNNEFNKLGLNQGICGLKNHPGEQGYQGIPYITTLTLVKQLARFKIQTIAPGKSHTAAIDVRGRLITFGCNKYGQLGVKDFKKHQGVQLLVGPFGGKTVTKVSCGDGFTIAATEDNHIFAWGNAGNGRLGMPADKGFGSEVCPAMPRPIFGSLHHVPDLSCRGWHTIIIMEKVLNSKTIRSNSSGLSVGSGLGQEASTSTVDLDMDPGSETECRFRGLGGTMEDNTEECFLETPMMSLANQTGDSSCPLWLRKELENAEFIPMPDDPEQFIPDQLASYSQSVTLPYEELKELTAAAAAASTEKGLSTKRMSCDKVNGLEDADVCKKGESGACCKASSEITKLRETVARQEMRIQMLEKQVTEQQKENERLWAAINRSTPREPGCDNNRNHPLDARMPGDGGERGGGFTNRPAGASV; from the exons GACAACTCTCTGGTGGTATGGAAGGAGGTGGACCTGAACTCGCTCTCCGAAAAGGAGCGCAAAGATGTCATGAACGAAATCAGCATCCTCTCCATCCTGGAGCACAACAACATCATAGCCTACTTCAACCACTTCATGGATAAAAACACCTTGCTTATCGAGTTGGAGTATTGTAATG GAGGGAATCTGTACGACAAAATCAACCACCAGAATGGGAAACTGTTCAGTGAGGAG GTGGTCATCTGGTACCTGTACCAAATTGCGTCAGCAGTGTCCCACATTCACAAGGCTGGGATCTTACACAG AGACATCAAAACTCTGAATATTTTCCTCACCAAGACTGACCTTATCAAACTTGGTGACTACGGCCTTGCAAAGAAGTTAGACTCTGAGTTTTCAATGGCAGAGACT TGTGTGGGAACTCCATATTACATGTCACCCGAATTGTGCCAGGGGGCGAAGTACAACTTCAAATCAGACATTTGGGCCATGGGTTGTGTACTTTTTGAAGTCTTGGCTCTTACAAGAACATTTGATGCAACG AACCCTCTGAACCTCTGTGTGAAAATAGTCCAGGGCAACTGGACTATGGAAGTGAACTCGGAGGTTTATTCACCTGCACTGATCAAACTGGTGTACGAGTGCCTCGATCAA GATCCTGCCAAGAGGCCTACATCTGACCAGATCCTGGACCAGCCATTCATCTCctgctgcagaca GGAGCTTGAAGAACGAGTTGCCCTGCTGAATTCAGCAATGAAAAAACCAAA GCTGAGCACAGTGACTGACACCCCCGTTGCTGTGGTGACCACACGCTCCAGGGAGGTGTACTTCTGGGGGGGAGGGAAGTTCACCCCTCAGAAAATTGACACTTTTAAAGGAGGCAGCAGTGCCCAACATGTGTGTGCAGGGGAGAGTCACTTTGCAGTGGTGACAGTGGAAAAGGAACTGTATACCTGGGCT AATGTCCAAGGTGGAGCCAAGATGGTGGGCCAGCTGGGGCAGGGAGACCAGGCCTCGTACCGGCAGCCAAAGAGGGTGGAGAGGCTACAGGGGAAGGCAATACGGCAGGTGGCATGTGGGGCTGACTTCACCGCCTGCATCACTG ATGAGGACCAGATGTACATGTTTGGGTCTGACTATTACGGCTGCATTGGCGTGGAGGGTGAGCTCGGCATAGAGATTTTGGAGCCAGTGCTTCTGGAGTTTTTTGAGGAGAGGCCTGTCCGTCAGGTTTCATGTGGGGACAACCATGTGGTGGTCCTGACTCAGAATGGGGACATCTACTCCTGGGGCTGCGGAGAGTACG GGCGTCTCGGCCTGGAATGTGAGGATGACTTCTCTTCTCCGATGCAA GTGACGATCCCTAAAGGCGCTACCATCTCCTCAGTGTCATGTGCCAGCGATGGAACCTTCTTTTTAACAGAAACTGGCAAAGTCCTGGCCTGTGGAAACAATGAATTCAACAAgcttggtctgaatcagggaatcTGTGGTCTCAAAAACCACCCTGGAGAG CAGGGATACCAGGGCATCCCGTACATCACCACACTGACCTTGGTAAAGCAGCTGGCACGCTTCAAAATTCAAACCATAGCTCCAGGGAAGAGCCACACAGCTGCCATTGATG TACGTGGTCGCCTGATCACCTTTGGCTGCAACAAGTATGGGCAGCTGGGTGTGAAGGACTTCAAGAAACACCAGGGTGTCCAGCTCCTTGTCGGACCCTTTGGAGGGAAGACTGTGACCAAAGTGTCTTGTGGAGACGGCTTTACCATCGCGGCAACTGAGG ACAATCACATCTTTGCATGGGGAAACGCAGGAAATGGGCGACTTGGGATGCCTGCTGACAAAGGGTTTGGTTCAGAGGTATGCCCTGCCATGCCAAGGCCTATCTTTGGTTCCCTCCACCATGTACCGGACCTCTCTTGCCGTGGTTGGCACACCATTATCATTATGG AGAAAGTGCTCAACTCCAAGACTATTCGCTCCAACAGCAGTGGACTATCAGTCGGTAGTG GACTGGGCCAGGAGGCATCTACATCTACAGTGGATCTGGACATGGATCCTGGTTCAGAGACAGAGTGTCGTTTCAGGGGTCTTGGTGGCACAATGGAGGATAATACAGAGGAGTGCTTCTTGGAGACCCCGATGATGTCACTGGCAAATCAGACAGGGGACAGCTCCTGCCCCCTCTGGCTTAGAAAG GAGCTTGAGAATGCAGAGTTCATCCCAATGCCAGATGACCCTGAGCAATTCATTCCTGACCAGCTCGCTTCTTACTCCCAAAGTGTCACTCTACCATATGAGGAGCTGAAAGAGCTAacggctgctgcagcagcagccagcacTGAGAAAGGCCTGTCG ACTAAGCGAATGAGCTGTGATAAAGTCAATGGACTAGAGGACGCTGACGTCTGCAAAAAAGGGGAATCAGGTGCATGCTGCAAAGCAAGTAGTGAGATCACAAAG CTGCGAGAGACGGTCGCTCGTCAGGAGATGAGGATCCAGATGCTCGAGAAGCAG GTCACTGAGCAGCAGAAGGAGAACGAAAGGCTCTGGGCTGCAATCAATCGTTCAACGCCACGGGAACCAGGCTGTGACAATAACAGAAACCATCCCCTTGATGCCCGTATGCCCGgggatggaggagagagaggaggcgGATTCACAAACCGACCTGCAGGGGCCAGCGTGTGA
- the LOC126401149 gene encoding serine/threonine-protein kinase Nek9 isoform X2: MSLGEYERHFDSLNSELGGGSVVSERSALGTYNGEEEKLHYIPIRILGRGAFGEAILYRRTEDNSLVVWKEVDLNSLSEKERKDVMNEISILSILEHNNIIAYFNHFMDKNTLLIELEYCNGGNLYDKINHQNGKLFSEEVVIWYLYQIASAVSHIHKAGILHRDIKTLNIFLTKTDLIKLGDYGLAKKLDSEFSMAETCVGTPYYMSPELCQGAKYNFKSDIWAMGCVLFEVLALTRTFDATNPLNLCVKIVQGNWTMEVNSEVYSPALIKLVYECLDQDPAKRPTSDQILDQPFISCCRQELEERVALLNSAMKKPKLSTVTDTPVAVVTTRSREVYFWGGGKFTPQKIDTFKGGSSAQHVCAGESHFAVVTVEKELYTWANVQGGAKMVGQLGQGDQASYRQPKRVERLQGKAIRQVACGADFTACITDEDQMYMFGSDYYGCIGVEGELGIEILEPVLLEFFEERPVRQVSCGDNHVVVLTQNGDIYSWGCGEYGRLGLECEDDFSSPMQVTIPKGATISSVSCASDGTFFLTETGKVLACGNNEFNKLGLNQGICGLKNHPGEGYQGIPYITTLTLVKQLARFKIQTIAPGKSHTAAIDVRGRLITFGCNKYGQLGVKDFKKHQGVQLLVGPFGGKTVTKVSCGDGFTIAATEDNHIFAWGNAGNGRLGMPADKGFGSEVCPAMPRPIFGSLHHVPDLSCRGWHTIIIMEKVLNSKTIRSNSSGLSVGSGLGQEASTSTVDLDMDPGSETECRFRGLGGTMEDNTEECFLETPMMSLANQTGDSSCPLWLRKELENAEFIPMPDDPEQFIPDQLASYSQSVTLPYEELKELTAAAAAASTEKGLSTKRMSCDKVNGLEDADVCKKGESGACCKASSEITKLRETVARQEMRIQMLEKQVTEQQKENERLWAAINRSTPREPGCDNNRNHPLDARMPGDGGERGGGFTNRPAGASV, from the exons GACAACTCTCTGGTGGTATGGAAGGAGGTGGACCTGAACTCGCTCTCCGAAAAGGAGCGCAAAGATGTCATGAACGAAATCAGCATCCTCTCCATCCTGGAGCACAACAACATCATAGCCTACTTCAACCACTTCATGGATAAAAACACCTTGCTTATCGAGTTGGAGTATTGTAATG GAGGGAATCTGTACGACAAAATCAACCACCAGAATGGGAAACTGTTCAGTGAGGAG GTGGTCATCTGGTACCTGTACCAAATTGCGTCAGCAGTGTCCCACATTCACAAGGCTGGGATCTTACACAG AGACATCAAAACTCTGAATATTTTCCTCACCAAGACTGACCTTATCAAACTTGGTGACTACGGCCTTGCAAAGAAGTTAGACTCTGAGTTTTCAATGGCAGAGACT TGTGTGGGAACTCCATATTACATGTCACCCGAATTGTGCCAGGGGGCGAAGTACAACTTCAAATCAGACATTTGGGCCATGGGTTGTGTACTTTTTGAAGTCTTGGCTCTTACAAGAACATTTGATGCAACG AACCCTCTGAACCTCTGTGTGAAAATAGTCCAGGGCAACTGGACTATGGAAGTGAACTCGGAGGTTTATTCACCTGCACTGATCAAACTGGTGTACGAGTGCCTCGATCAA GATCCTGCCAAGAGGCCTACATCTGACCAGATCCTGGACCAGCCATTCATCTCctgctgcagaca GGAGCTTGAAGAACGAGTTGCCCTGCTGAATTCAGCAATGAAAAAACCAAA GCTGAGCACAGTGACTGACACCCCCGTTGCTGTGGTGACCACACGCTCCAGGGAGGTGTACTTCTGGGGGGGAGGGAAGTTCACCCCTCAGAAAATTGACACTTTTAAAGGAGGCAGCAGTGCCCAACATGTGTGTGCAGGGGAGAGTCACTTTGCAGTGGTGACAGTGGAAAAGGAACTGTATACCTGGGCT AATGTCCAAGGTGGAGCCAAGATGGTGGGCCAGCTGGGGCAGGGAGACCAGGCCTCGTACCGGCAGCCAAAGAGGGTGGAGAGGCTACAGGGGAAGGCAATACGGCAGGTGGCATGTGGGGCTGACTTCACCGCCTGCATCACTG ATGAGGACCAGATGTACATGTTTGGGTCTGACTATTACGGCTGCATTGGCGTGGAGGGTGAGCTCGGCATAGAGATTTTGGAGCCAGTGCTTCTGGAGTTTTTTGAGGAGAGGCCTGTCCGTCAGGTTTCATGTGGGGACAACCATGTGGTGGTCCTGACTCAGAATGGGGACATCTACTCCTGGGGCTGCGGAGAGTACG GGCGTCTCGGCCTGGAATGTGAGGATGACTTCTCTTCTCCGATGCAA GTGACGATCCCTAAAGGCGCTACCATCTCCTCAGTGTCATGTGCCAGCGATGGAACCTTCTTTTTAACAGAAACTGGCAAAGTCCTGGCCTGTGGAAACAATGAATTCAACAAgcttggtctgaatcagggaatcTGTGGTCTCAAAAACCACCCTGGAGAG GGATACCAGGGCATCCCGTACATCACCACACTGACCTTGGTAAAGCAGCTGGCACGCTTCAAAATTCAAACCATAGCTCCAGGGAAGAGCCACACAGCTGCCATTGATG TACGTGGTCGCCTGATCACCTTTGGCTGCAACAAGTATGGGCAGCTGGGTGTGAAGGACTTCAAGAAACACCAGGGTGTCCAGCTCCTTGTCGGACCCTTTGGAGGGAAGACTGTGACCAAAGTGTCTTGTGGAGACGGCTTTACCATCGCGGCAACTGAGG ACAATCACATCTTTGCATGGGGAAACGCAGGAAATGGGCGACTTGGGATGCCTGCTGACAAAGGGTTTGGTTCAGAGGTATGCCCTGCCATGCCAAGGCCTATCTTTGGTTCCCTCCACCATGTACCGGACCTCTCTTGCCGTGGTTGGCACACCATTATCATTATGG AGAAAGTGCTCAACTCCAAGACTATTCGCTCCAACAGCAGTGGACTATCAGTCGGTAGTG GACTGGGCCAGGAGGCATCTACATCTACAGTGGATCTGGACATGGATCCTGGTTCAGAGACAGAGTGTCGTTTCAGGGGTCTTGGTGGCACAATGGAGGATAATACAGAGGAGTGCTTCTTGGAGACCCCGATGATGTCACTGGCAAATCAGACAGGGGACAGCTCCTGCCCCCTCTGGCTTAGAAAG GAGCTTGAGAATGCAGAGTTCATCCCAATGCCAGATGACCCTGAGCAATTCATTCCTGACCAGCTCGCTTCTTACTCCCAAAGTGTCACTCTACCATATGAGGAGCTGAAAGAGCTAacggctgctgcagcagcagccagcacTGAGAAAGGCCTGTCG ACTAAGCGAATGAGCTGTGATAAAGTCAATGGACTAGAGGACGCTGACGTCTGCAAAAAAGGGGAATCAGGTGCATGCTGCAAAGCAAGTAGTGAGATCACAAAG CTGCGAGAGACGGTCGCTCGTCAGGAGATGAGGATCCAGATGCTCGAGAAGCAG GTCACTGAGCAGCAGAAGGAGAACGAAAGGCTCTGGGCTGCAATCAATCGTTCAACGCCACGGGAACCAGGCTGTGACAATAACAGAAACCATCCCCTTGATGCCCGTATGCCCGgggatggaggagagagaggaggcgGATTCACAAACCGACCTGCAGGGGCCAGCGTGTGA
- the LOC126401149 gene encoding serine/threonine-protein kinase Nek9 isoform X3: MSLGEYERHFDSLNSELGGGSVVSERSALGTYNGEEEKLHYIPIRILGRGAFGEAILYRRTEDNSLVVWKEVDLNSLSEKERKDVMNEISILSILEHNNIIAYFNHFMDKNTLLIELEYCNGGNLYDKINHQNGKLFSEEVVIWYLYQIASAVSHIHKAGILHRDIKTLNIFLTKTDLIKLGDYGLAKKLDSEFSMAETCVGTPYYMSPELCQGAKYNFKSDIWAMGCVLFEVLALTRTFDATNPLNLCVKIVQGNWTMEVNSEVYSPALIKLVYECLDQDPAKRPTSDQILDQPFISCCRQELEERVALLNSAMKKPKLSTVTDTPVAVVTTRSREVYFWGGGKFTPQKIDTFKGGSSAQHVCAGESHFAVVTVEKELYTWANVQGGAKMVGQLGQGDQASYRQPKRVERLQGKAIRQVACGADFTACITDEDQMYMFGSDYYGCIGVEGELGIEILEPVLLEFFEERPVRQVSCGDNHVVVLTQNGDIYSWGCGEYGRLGLECEDDFSSPMQVTIPKGATISSVSCASDGTFFLTETGKVLACGNNEFNKLGLNQGICGLKNHPGEQGYQGIPYITTLTLVKQLARFKIQTIAPGKSHTAAIDVRGRLITFGCNKYGQLGVKDFKKHQGVQLLVGPFGGKTVTKVSCGDGFTIAATEDNHIFAWGNAGNGRLGMPADKGFGSEVCPAMPRPIFGSLHHVPDLSCRGWHTIIIMEKVLNSKTIRSNSSGLSVGLGQEASTSTVDLDMDPGSETECRFRGLGGTMEDNTEECFLETPMMSLANQTGDSSCPLWLRKELENAEFIPMPDDPEQFIPDQLASYSQSVTLPYEELKELTAAAAAASTEKGLSTKRMSCDKVNGLEDADVCKKGESGACCKASSEITKLRETVARQEMRIQMLEKQVTEQQKENERLWAAINRSTPREPGCDNNRNHPLDARMPGDGGERGGGFTNRPAGASV; encoded by the exons GACAACTCTCTGGTGGTATGGAAGGAGGTGGACCTGAACTCGCTCTCCGAAAAGGAGCGCAAAGATGTCATGAACGAAATCAGCATCCTCTCCATCCTGGAGCACAACAACATCATAGCCTACTTCAACCACTTCATGGATAAAAACACCTTGCTTATCGAGTTGGAGTATTGTAATG GAGGGAATCTGTACGACAAAATCAACCACCAGAATGGGAAACTGTTCAGTGAGGAG GTGGTCATCTGGTACCTGTACCAAATTGCGTCAGCAGTGTCCCACATTCACAAGGCTGGGATCTTACACAG AGACATCAAAACTCTGAATATTTTCCTCACCAAGACTGACCTTATCAAACTTGGTGACTACGGCCTTGCAAAGAAGTTAGACTCTGAGTTTTCAATGGCAGAGACT TGTGTGGGAACTCCATATTACATGTCACCCGAATTGTGCCAGGGGGCGAAGTACAACTTCAAATCAGACATTTGGGCCATGGGTTGTGTACTTTTTGAAGTCTTGGCTCTTACAAGAACATTTGATGCAACG AACCCTCTGAACCTCTGTGTGAAAATAGTCCAGGGCAACTGGACTATGGAAGTGAACTCGGAGGTTTATTCACCTGCACTGATCAAACTGGTGTACGAGTGCCTCGATCAA GATCCTGCCAAGAGGCCTACATCTGACCAGATCCTGGACCAGCCATTCATCTCctgctgcagaca GGAGCTTGAAGAACGAGTTGCCCTGCTGAATTCAGCAATGAAAAAACCAAA GCTGAGCACAGTGACTGACACCCCCGTTGCTGTGGTGACCACACGCTCCAGGGAGGTGTACTTCTGGGGGGGAGGGAAGTTCACCCCTCAGAAAATTGACACTTTTAAAGGAGGCAGCAGTGCCCAACATGTGTGTGCAGGGGAGAGTCACTTTGCAGTGGTGACAGTGGAAAAGGAACTGTATACCTGGGCT AATGTCCAAGGTGGAGCCAAGATGGTGGGCCAGCTGGGGCAGGGAGACCAGGCCTCGTACCGGCAGCCAAAGAGGGTGGAGAGGCTACAGGGGAAGGCAATACGGCAGGTGGCATGTGGGGCTGACTTCACCGCCTGCATCACTG ATGAGGACCAGATGTACATGTTTGGGTCTGACTATTACGGCTGCATTGGCGTGGAGGGTGAGCTCGGCATAGAGATTTTGGAGCCAGTGCTTCTGGAGTTTTTTGAGGAGAGGCCTGTCCGTCAGGTTTCATGTGGGGACAACCATGTGGTGGTCCTGACTCAGAATGGGGACATCTACTCCTGGGGCTGCGGAGAGTACG GGCGTCTCGGCCTGGAATGTGAGGATGACTTCTCTTCTCCGATGCAA GTGACGATCCCTAAAGGCGCTACCATCTCCTCAGTGTCATGTGCCAGCGATGGAACCTTCTTTTTAACAGAAACTGGCAAAGTCCTGGCCTGTGGAAACAATGAATTCAACAAgcttggtctgaatcagggaatcTGTGGTCTCAAAAACCACCCTGGAGAG CAGGGATACCAGGGCATCCCGTACATCACCACACTGACCTTGGTAAAGCAGCTGGCACGCTTCAAAATTCAAACCATAGCTCCAGGGAAGAGCCACACAGCTGCCATTGATG TACGTGGTCGCCTGATCACCTTTGGCTGCAACAAGTATGGGCAGCTGGGTGTGAAGGACTTCAAGAAACACCAGGGTGTCCAGCTCCTTGTCGGACCCTTTGGAGGGAAGACTGTGACCAAAGTGTCTTGTGGAGACGGCTTTACCATCGCGGCAACTGAGG ACAATCACATCTTTGCATGGGGAAACGCAGGAAATGGGCGACTTGGGATGCCTGCTGACAAAGGGTTTGGTTCAGAGGTATGCCCTGCCATGCCAAGGCCTATCTTTGGTTCCCTCCACCATGTACCGGACCTCTCTTGCCGTGGTTGGCACACCATTATCATTATGG AGAAAGTGCTCAACTCCAAGACTATTCGCTCCAACAGCAGTGGACTATCAGTCG GACTGGGCCAGGAGGCATCTACATCTACAGTGGATCTGGACATGGATCCTGGTTCAGAGACAGAGTGTCGTTTCAGGGGTCTTGGTGGCACAATGGAGGATAATACAGAGGAGTGCTTCTTGGAGACCCCGATGATGTCACTGGCAAATCAGACAGGGGACAGCTCCTGCCCCCTCTGGCTTAGAAAG GAGCTTGAGAATGCAGAGTTCATCCCAATGCCAGATGACCCTGAGCAATTCATTCCTGACCAGCTCGCTTCTTACTCCCAAAGTGTCACTCTACCATATGAGGAGCTGAAAGAGCTAacggctgctgcagcagcagccagcacTGAGAAAGGCCTGTCG ACTAAGCGAATGAGCTGTGATAAAGTCAATGGACTAGAGGACGCTGACGTCTGCAAAAAAGGGGAATCAGGTGCATGCTGCAAAGCAAGTAGTGAGATCACAAAG CTGCGAGAGACGGTCGCTCGTCAGGAGATGAGGATCCAGATGCTCGAGAAGCAG GTCACTGAGCAGCAGAAGGAGAACGAAAGGCTCTGGGCTGCAATCAATCGTTCAACGCCACGGGAACCAGGCTGTGACAATAACAGAAACCATCCCCTTGATGCCCGTATGCCCGgggatggaggagagagaggaggcgGATTCACAAACCGACCTGCAGGGGCCAGCGTGTGA
- the LOC126401152 gene encoding golgin subfamily A member 6-like protein 22 — MNTYTRGRPQGQDSIAEKRHGNVYTQGQDGVVPGRREDGADRPFPNKPVSHRRPLNPGKQDSLNLYDLDKKTITKQPRGQMPPRGHDSKDIRETTGSQHPRKHSQRQPSGELEMAKAIHAKELMLQEKLWSVEEKIRQKIQRDTAVGCDQRSEEQRLDRRQAERGHAQTKTRLSEQQRREPVRNREMMMHERRQEDVRQHRKTQDRRNEDRMRNTHEEGWKRGEIDVAQTKGHKGTHQITDPKQEESGELNKSKWEHVKEHARRKGGDEKDNGIWGETGLRSQDGAMKAKEREQNTTSMTEKKYTDRTSKEMFDLDVERDMPQMNQQKTSHKATAENHRGAGRKLSEGPSSLPVSHPSHSSRPEQEELRQEDDRDASLQLLPCRVCNRKFASERLQKHIQVCKKTKQSQRSVFNSYASRTKGTAIEEFWKTHSKSRSPEVLKKKNPGHYHKSNTRNLQEGRLPAGTSQPKRSK; from the exons ATGAACACATACACAAGAGGAAGACCTCAAGGGCAGGACAGCATTGCAGAAAAAAGACATGGAAATGTTTATACTCAAGGACAAGATGGAGTTGTACctgggaggagagaggatggaGCAGACAGGCCGTTTCCAAACAAGCCTGTCAGCCACAGACGGCCTCTCAACCCTGGGAAGCAAGACTCACTTAACTTGTATGATTTGGACaaaaaaactattacaaaacaACCAAGAGGCCAAATGCCGCCCCGAGGACATGATTCAAAGGACATCAGAGAGACTACTGGATCCCAGCATCCAAGAAAACACTCTCAAAGACAACCTAGCGGAGAACTGGAGATGGCCAAAGCAATTCATGCAAAAGAGCTCATGCTACAGGAGAAGCTGTGGAGTGTTGAGGAAAAAATTAGACAAAAAATCCAAAGAGACACCGCTGTCGGTTGTGACCAAAGGAGCGAGGAGCAGAGGCTCGACAGGAGACAAGCAGAGAGGGGACACGCTCAGACAAAAACCAGGCTGtctgagcagcagaggagagaaccAGTGAGAAACAGAGAAATGATGATGCATGAAAGAAGACAGGAGGATGTGAGACAACATAGGAAGACTCAAGATAGGAGGAACGAGGACAGAATGAGGAATACACACGAAGAAGGATGGAAAAGAGGGGAAATAGACGTTGCACAAACAAAAGGTCATAAAGGAACTCATCAGATCACAGATCCCAAGCAAGAAGAGAGTGGAGAGCTGAACAAATCAAAGTGGGAACATGTGAAAGAGCATGCCAGAAGAAAAGGAGGGGATGAAAAAGATAACGGCATTTGGGGGGAGACAGGTCTGAGGTCACAGGATGGAGCAATGAAAGCAAAAGAGAGAGAACAAAATACAACCTCTATGACTGAAAAGAAATACACAGACAGGACAAGTAAGGAGATGTTTGACTTAGACGTTGAACGAGACATGCCTCAAATGAATCAACAGAAGACTTCTCACAAAGCTACAGCAGAAAACCACAGAGGTGCAGGAAGAAAACTGTCTGAAGGACCATCGTCTCTACCTGTTTCTCACCCCTCTCACTCCAGCAGACCAGAGCAGGAGGAGCTGAGACAGGAAGACGACCGAGATGCCAGCCTCCAGCTTCTTCCTTGCAGAGTCTGCAACAGAAAATTTGCAAGTGAAAGATTACAGAAGCATATCCAAGTCTGTAAAAAGACGAAACAATCACAGCGTTCAGTCTTCAACTCCTACGCTAGTCGGACCAAGGGAACCGCCATAGAGGAGTTCTGGAAAACCCACAGCAAATCCAGGAGTCCAGAG gttttaaagaaaaagaaccCAGGACACTATCACAAGTCAAACACAAGGAACCTGCAAGAGGGTCGACTCCCAGCTGGAACCTCACAACCAAAACGGTCCAAGTGA